In one window of Carassius carassius chromosome 38, fCarCar2.1, whole genome shotgun sequence DNA:
- the c38h19orf25 gene encoding UPF0449 protein C19orf25 homolog encodes MNFGSKSKKRMVLPTRPDPPTVEQITEDVNRADPHDPVFTVLPDSAEDLKASSSNSEVEVRYLQSRRYIELHERLQEERGNLARRRDELRAAGESLEHSVMEVKRSAQ; translated from the exons ATGAATTTTGGTTCGAAAAGCAAGAAGCGGATGGTGCTGCCGACCCGCCCCGATCCGCCGACCGTGGAGCAGATCACGGAGGATGTGAACCGAGCCGATCCTCACGACCCCGTGTTCACGGTTTTACCAGATTCTGCGGAAG ATCTGAAGGCCAGTTCTAGCAACAGTGAAGTGGAGGTGAGATACCTGCAGAGCAGACGTTACATAGAGCTGCACGAGCGATTGCAAGAAGAACGTGGCAATCTGGCACGGAGGAGAGATGAGCTGCGTGCGGCCGGGGAGTCTTTGGAGCACAGCGTGATGGAAGTGAAGAGGAGCGCACAGTGA